The segment gctccgcgcactgcccttgCCTCTAGgtactgccccccgcagctcccattggccgggaatggggaaccctcgggccaaaaagtttgcccacctctgctgtaaCTGAACAGAAAGGCAAATAGAGAAACTAGTGCTGATGTTATGGGAGAGATGGGTATGAAGAAGTGAGCTAATGGGGGAACGGCGGGGGGGTGCAAGAGCAGCTGCTGCCTTTGGAAGTCACTGCCTCATCTCTCCGCTGGTTTGCAGTTCCTGAGGGTCCGGACGGTTTCTGGCCCCACCTATTACTGCCGCACGGGGATGTCCTTCAAAGGGCATGTGAAAGAGAAGTTCCTGTTGGTGGACTGCATGGTGGTGCTAAGTGGCAACTAcaggtgagggggtgcagggagggactgCAGATTGGCATAACCCTGTCTCTGTTAGGAAGAGTTGCTGGTGAGAGGGGGCACTCTAACGATGACAGTTACAACTAAACATCAGTGGCAAGGTTGTATCCCTTAAACTCAATATTGGCGCACAATGCACTATTATTCCAAGGGATAATATGTAATTCTGTAGCTAAGGAAACTACAGAAATCTAAAGCCAAGCTTGTTTCATATCCAGGACATAAAATGTCTGTACAAAGGTTAGTAACTGTTACAACTAATTTAAACACTCAAAATCACTGCAGACACCAGCATTGCTAGGGACATTAAGTCCAAATACCATCTGGCTGAAGCCACAACATAATCAGCCCGGACTTAGTCATGTCAGTGACTGTGTCCTGAGAAAACATAgtcaggtttttaaaatattgttttatttcaGCCCAGCATCAAACCTAAGTGTTGTCATAGAATAATTAAAGTTGCTAAAAAGATGGGTGGGTTATTAAAATCAGCATCTAGTTACAAGTATGGGAGTGACTATTGCATACTGTTAATATATGGAAGTTACTATGTCAATGCCTGTGTTATACTTCTGAGCTTAGATAGGTCAATCTGATGAAAACAGCATACTAAGTGCTTTTGGTACTCAAGTGAGTGGCCCCATATTAAAAACCCAGATAAGGGAAATCATTACCTCATCGAGGCAGGGAGCATGCTGTATGGATCTTGGTGGAGAGAGTGAGATAGTACTTGTGAAGAATGGGGTGCTCTTGCTTGCAGGGGAGTCCTTGTCTCAGCGCTGTACAGGTGGGTActttatttacaaataaaaagtatgtattaaaataactttaaaatatttaatttaaaaaaattcagcacaGAACAGTCATATTAGCATATTTTACCATAACCCTCATcctcctttcccccatctcctctgTGGTTACCACTTGGTATGTTAGATCTCTCAGTTTAGAACATGAGCCTATTAGTGCTGGAACTGACTGATGCCCAATAATCAATAAGTGTTAATCGGGGGAACTCTTGTGGGCAGTAGAAAGCTGCCAGAGTAGTACTTGGTGCTAGTAGAAGGCTAGACTCAGTGCATGGTGGATGTGAAGTGGTGCCACTGATTTGACACATCAGATGCTAACTACATCTCATCTTTTCTGTATCTTGGTACAGTTTTATGTGGTCCTTTGAGAAGATTCATCGAAGCATCGCTCACATCTTCCAAGGGGAGCTGGTGTCCAGCTTTGATGAAGAATTCCGAATTCTCTTTGCACAGTCAGACCCTCTCATTCCTCCAGCCAATGTCTTGGTGAAGGCAGAGAACCCATTTACCATGGCCCCCTTTGGCAACAATATGCCCTTCTTTCCAAAGAAACCACACCTGCTGTTCCAGAGGGATGACAATGTCTTTCCACCCTTCATGGACAGAGTTGATCCAGACAGATACTTCTTGTCAGCCTTCAGACGGGATGAACTGATGCGCCATACTATGGAGGGGTCAGCAATGCGCATGTATTCTAAGAAGGCAGAAATGGAGAATTCTCAGATAGATCCTGTCAGAGGTTTATTCCGCTCCAAGCAATTAGAGCTGGATTCCTTTAAGAGACACAGCTTTGCTGAAGGAACCTTTGAAAACTTTTCTTCTTCAAAGCAGTGTTCTAGGCAGATGTTCATGAACAATCTGGATGACTTTAAAATGCAATCCAGTCACTTTCAAAAGGACCAGTTCTACCAATATCAATTTGAACATCCCCATGCTTCCAGCAGGCCTCAGGGGTTCTTTGAGCGAATACGAGGTGGTAGGCCAGGATTCAATGAACTGGAGGACTATGCACAGGGCCCCAGATATCCTGAACTTGAATCCCACTTCCCACAGGAGGGTTTCCCCTTAAGGCTAGATTATGAGCCTTCAAATTCTTCTAGGGAAGTGAGGCATGGTTCTGACCAGGTGAACCCTGCAGGGAATGGCCCACTAGGGCTGATGTCACTAAGGAGGCAAAACATAGGGCAGAAATTCATGTGCCAGACATCCCCCACACAGAAGCAGAGCCTGGAACAACGACTGTTTTTACAAGACCAGGACCCAGATCAGGACAAGAAGACCCAGGAAAATAGAACAGGTTTGCGTAACTGGAGGATTTCTTCATACCTGAGTGGATACCAGTCTGAACCAGGAGACGAAGGCATCCCAATGCCCATGGAATCAGAGTCATATAATGATGTTTTGAGCCTTGGAGAGCCCCTCACAAAGTACCCCAGTGACCTGATCCCATCTTTCAAGTCTCCTATGTCATTTAATAATAAATCATTGGGAATTGAAAGTGCCAAAGAGTCAACAGGTACTGAGAGAGCAGGCGAGGAGACCTCCCTTATGAAACAGGATTCCTTTAGGTCCAGGATAAATCCTTTGATCCAGAGGAGCTCAAGGCTCAGATCTTCTTTGATTTTTAATGCCGCCAATTTAGATCCGCAGAATATGACAATGGAGAAGGTTCAGATGATCCAAAAGGAGCAAATGTCCAATGAGATTACAAAAGACAATGAAACTATAAAGGCAACCACCTCTTCTAAAGTAGCAGAACTTTTAGAGAAGTACAAAACTGTGGGCAAAGACATAGAGAGTGCTACAGTTAGTCACACCAAAGCTGTTTCCAGTTTTCTACAGGAAGAATCTCAGAATGCAGAGAAAAAATGTACCAAATCCGTGCAATACAAGATCCTGGAGAGTAGGGTGCTAGACTCAAAAGAATCCTTCAGTAGTTACAAGATGCACATGGAGTCTGAGAAACAGTTTGGTATGTCTCCTTCAGCCACCCAGCTCCTTGACACACTGAGTAAAGATCCTATAACAAATATTAGCAGCAAAATGGAAAAACTATCTTCTCGGTTCTATTCCACAGACAGCAAACCTGCTCTTCCAATGAAGGAGAACCTGATATTGGTAGGaaacactcagaagcttgctctGCCAGAGAACAGGGAGAAACTGACATTCAAAAGAGACACACAGGAACTAGCTGACACAGAATTCAAGAAACCGCAGGCTAGGATAAGCACCACATCGATTCCTGAAAGTTTATCCAAGAATCAAGGGTCTGACAGCTCTCTCAATAAATCCGAGGAAGAGGGTGCCAAACAGGAACAGAGTCCACTGGAATTTTTTAGGAAAGGGTCGCTAAGGTTGAAACAATTGCTGAATCCAAAGGGTGATAAGAAATCAGAGGAAGAAACCAATCTTGAGAGTGGAAAGTTTGACAAGCAGACCATGAGCCTTAAACGATCTTCCAAGGGGGATTATCAGGAAGTGATGGAGGAAGAGAAATCCCAAAGGATCACAACAGCACCTGCTCTCAAAAGCAACCAGCCATCTCAGACCAGGTTTGCTTCTTCCACGGCAAACATCCTATACAGCAGCAACCTCCGTGATGACACAAAGGTGATTCTGGAGCAAATTTCCGCCAACAGTCAGAAGAACAGAGCTGAGCTGGCCAAGCAACTACCATCCACAAGTAATCCTGATCTTACCAAGTCTACCAGCAGTTTGGAATATAAAGGTGAGAAGGAGAAAAGCTGCAACATTAGCAGGTCAGAAAGTTTTGGGAGCCATAAGAAGACTCTTCAGAGGCAACCATCAGAGGACAGAGATACCCTTCTGAAAAAGATGGAGAATATGCGAAAGGAGAAGCGGGTGTATAGTAGGTTTGAGGTCTTCTGCAAGAAGGATGAACAACCAATTCAGAATGATGAGGAATATGACACAGATGCCAAAGATAAGAAAATGGGGAAATTCATGCCCAAACTCCTGGGGACCTTCAAAACCAAAAAGTGACCTTAGAAATGCTGCCTAAATCCCAACTCCAGGGGTGGAATTACTGTCTGTCAATGGAGAGAGGGGAGGTTACGCTTCAGTGATGGACACTAGTAACATGCTGAATACTCCTTCATGTTGTTGAGTGGGCAGTTGTGCAACACTGGCCTCCTACAGCACGATTTCCTCATACAGTTAAATGGTGAAAGGCAATTTTACTGCAATAGGAtccaaattataaaaaaaattaaatcaacagattgtttaaaacaaaaataaagtggAGTCTGTTTATCATCTGCACAGGGAAGCTCCTCAGCAGACAGAACAAGCTTGCTATTATTCGGGGAGGGGTGAAACTATAATGCAAAGCTCTGCCCTGAGCCAGGGAAGTCCGTACTTCTCATTTACAAGAACAATACTGATTTTTGGATATTTCTCAGGTTGTGGTCCATTTTTTCCTCATATGTGGTACCAGGAGGATCTTTGACAGTTTCCAGGAGCAAGATCTTGCAGTAAATTCTTTGCCCTTACCTGTAGTTACGACCCTGTCCATTGGCACATGTCCAGCTTTTATACTTAGCATTGTATAACCTTATGGGTGTTTTTAAATATAGTTGGAAATATTATTGCTTTAGAGGGGGAGGCATGAGCAGGCAGCtggaaggcagcagcagagggaatTTGCGTGCCATGCTGGGATAAAGAGGTGTCTCTAGTTTAAATTAGCCAACCTAGTAGTGCACTGAATCAAGCCTGTACAATGCAGCCTTCGTCAAGCAGAATCTTCCTTGAGGGTATACCGCCAAGAAGAGGTGTTTTGTCTCAGGGAGGGATTTGTAGCAGAGGATAAGCCATTTCAAGTGTTAGCAGGTTCCCTCATTGTGATgacaggaaagggaggaggggTTCAGACAAAAGGAGGAAATAACTGAGCTTTACTGTAATTTATCTTTTCTTAAAGCTCAGCAATGTTTTTTTCTTACATAGATTTCTTTCAGGTGTTTGGTACCAGGCCTGGCCCAGACCAGTCTGTATGGTTCATACTGTGGTATTGGATTGTCTAGCAGGACAGTGAGTGGAGGGTGGGTGTCAAAAAGAAAGAAGAGGGTTGTACATAAGGTTTGCTGCCTTTGGTCTGTTGTTCTTCAGCCTGAGACTCTCTCTCTTAGGCaacacagcagcagtggcaaTGGGTCTCAATACTGGAAATTATATCTGACCATATATTTTTATCTGTGTGCCTAGAGATACAAATAAACACATttggtaaattaaaaaataaatgcataaaaaGTCACAGCAAGCTCAAGTCCTCAGCTGGCAAGGCAGCATAGGAGAACATCTTATGGGCTGTGGGAAGAGAGAAATAACTCTTTTGAAAATAGGCAACAAGACTTTTGAGAATCAGGTCTGGCCACCTTCCCTTACTCCACATGACTGCCAGAAACTCAGTTCCCCATTACAACTatggctccctcccagcctcagAGGTTGGGCGTTTACCAACTGTAACTGTGGAAAGAGAACCAATTCTCTTATTGGAAGTGGCTGCCTTACTCCTTTGGACTGTGTTTCTAACAAGGGGAGGCAAAAGATATAAGGGCTGAGGCCTAACTCATGCATGTCAGCTGCTCCTTAGTTCCCGCAACAACAAGCAAGGTGGAAAgtcaagcaaaaacaaaaaagccacatcTACAAGACAGTTATCAAATGATCCTAAAGGACTGGGCAGACCATCTCTTCCTCTCCTGTGTCCTACACTGAAGAGTCTTTTCCATCCCTACCTGAAGAATCTCTCCCAACTTTCCAGCCCAGCTCATGTTTCACCTGGTGCATATGTTGTGGGTAGGAAGTAAGTGCCCTTACTTTGAACTATCCTTCTGAGTTTTCCTGCTAACTCCAGTGAGATTGAGACACAGCTGATGCCCCTTCCATGATCACTAGGACTGCAAGTTTgtcacagcaggaaaaaaaagtcatgtATTGTGCTTTTCCTATTTGTCCATGACTTTTTTTCTGTGTCCATAACTCATACTGAAGTGGCAGCTCATGCAATTCCTGTCCCATGGGGGTTTGGGCTTGGCTGTCTGCTCTGCACGAACTGGGTTACAAACCTGCTCAAATTTGACCTGCCAGACCCTCCATCATGACTGGGTGGGAGAAGGGCAAGGGAGAAAACTTAAATGAATGGCATTTTGCCCGGGTGGACTGGGCCACAGAaccgctcaggtttggcctgcCAGACACTCTATCATGACAGAGCAGTCAGGCCAAACCTAAGCAGTGCTGCGAACCAATGTGCCTGGTTGCAATGCCAGGAGCAGGGCAATGGGCCCAGAACCGTGGgacacaggagctgctgctgtagggTGAGCACAGGGTGCCAGGACCAGTCCTGTGGGACAAAGGAGCCAGATGTGGGGTGATTGTGGGGTAGGCTCTCTCCGCAGTGGCTCCCACCAGCTTCCCCTCTACACTCAGCCAGGATTAGGATTGCAGTGCTGGGGTGGAGGGTACTGCTGCAGGTGGTTGGTGCCCCCTTGGTGAGGCAAGGAGGagggcatttttttaaataaaaaaaaacagatttatttttatttttgattaaaaaaaagttgaaataaagCTGCAGCCCTAATGAACAACTACCAGGGCTGGAGCTGCAAGCTCACCAACCCTGCTACAGGTATGTGGATGACAGGTAGGGGAAGGGCAAGCAGTTGACAGTAGTTTTATTTGTGTCTTAAAGAATTAAAGTTTTCAAGATGCCTAGCTGTCATGCTAACAGCActatataaattaattaaattttcaGTGACAAATGGTGGTTATTTTATTGGTGGCTGGAAGCAGTGTCAAATGAAGCCCTGTGTGGCTGGATTTCCCAATTTTAAGAATGGGTTCTTCAGGAAGCTTCACAAGTGATGATTGAAATCTCCAGTGATCAAGAGTATatattatttctaatttgaacaGTTCAATTAGACATAAATATATTAGCAAAAGAAATGAGCAGAGAAATGGGGAGGAGCTGGCCAAATACACAATAAGGAGCCTAAAGGGCAGTTTTAAATTTACTCCATGTTGCAAATAATACTAGGAGGAAGATGGCACAAAAGTTCATACAGTAGAACAGAAGTCTTGTTCCTGTACAgagctccatctcttttcttaTTCAGTTTCTTGCTACTGTTATATATTAAGAGGATGCTATCTAAGCAGTTCTGTATATTGTGGtgcataaaataaacaaattaatttaCTAAAACACTGTGTTGGAGTCAGATTTCACACACAGAATTGGTTAATGAAGCACAAGATGGTGAGCTGAATGCTGTAGGTGAGATGAGGGAGGCAAGGATGTCAAAGCCAGGCAGGCAGTGAGCCGGAGGGTCACAGATTACCTGACctgtaaatattttccatttgtactttctTTCCCCAAATAAAAAGAGATTGTTAAAAAGAAAAGGGCCTCGGTGAAGTGTGGCTAATaccaagagaaaaaaataaaaacagcatgACACATTCTacaccagggatctcaaactcaaatcaccacgagggccacatgaggactggTACATTGGCCCCAGGAccacatcactgaaaccttttcatacaatgatacaaaagtatagtcaaaaatgaaaaaaaatgaagagtaatatagtatgctattaaaagtcaatgtattaaatttttaaaactgtaatgcaaatagtcagtgctaattttgacagtcatttcatttttggccaCTTAGCTGGCAGTGTTTTGGATCAACCAGAGCATCAATATTAGGTTTGATATCCTGAGACGAAACCAATCTCAGTGTTGCTTGCAAATGTTCATCAGTGAGCCTTGACCTTAACACAGATTTGTTAATCTTCATGGAAGAGAAAAACTGTTCACATATATATGTACTTCCAAACATTGCCATTACCCTTGCGGAAGCAGAGAATAACATGGGAAATCTTTCTTGTCAAAGAAACCGTTAGAATACTGGAATTCCAACATTTTTATACTTCTGCTTCAAAATGCTATCACACTGAAG is part of the Chrysemys picta bellii isolate R12L10 chromosome 2, ASM1138683v2, whole genome shotgun sequence genome and harbors:
- the FAM83H gene encoding protein FAM83H, with protein sequence MARRSQSSSQGDNPLDPNYLPPHYKEYYRLALDVLAEEGQENYHRFLDEEGAPDFLCSTEVEHITQHLQKPQYANQESSCTDAMHGSDIDGSSGTYWPMNSDLAVPELDLGWPMVFGFKGTEVTTLVQPPPPDNPSIKEEARRMIRAAQQVVAIVMDVFTDVDLLSEVLDAAARRVPVYILLDEMNSQLFLDTAAKCKVNLNYVEFLRVRTVSGPTYYCRTGMSFKGHVKEKFLLVDCMVVLSGNYSFMWSFEKIHRSIAHIFQGELVSSFDEEFRILFAQSDPLIPPANVLVKAENPFTMAPFGNNMPFFPKKPHLLFQRDDNVFPPFMDRVDPDRYFLSAFRRDELMRHTMEGSAMRMYSKKAEMENSQIDPVRGLFRSKQLELDSFKRHSFAEGTFENFSSSKQCSRQMFMNNLDDFKMQSSHFQKDQFYQYQFEHPHASSRPQGFFERIRGGRPGFNELEDYAQGPRYPELESHFPQEGFPLRLDYEPSNSSREVRHGSDQVNPAGNGPLGLMSLRRQNIGQKFMCQTSPTQKQSLEQRLFLQDQDPDQDKKTQENRTGLRNWRISSYLSGYQSEPGDEGIPMPMESESYNDVLSLGEPLTKYPSDLIPSFKSPMSFNNKSLGIESAKESTGTERAGEETSLMKQDSFRSRINPLIQRSSRLRSSLIFNAANLDPQNMTMEKVQMIQKEQMSNEITKDNETIKATTSSKVAELLEKYKTVGKDIESATVSHTKAVSSFLQEESQNAEKKCTKSVQYKILESRVLDSKESFSSYKMHMESEKQFGMSPSATQLLDTLSKDPITNISSKMEKLSSRFYSTDSKPALPMKENLILVGNTQKLALPENREKLTFKRDTQELADTEFKKPQARISTTSIPESLSKNQGSDSSLNKSEEEGAKQEQSPLEFFRKGSLRLKQLLNPKGDKKSEEETNLESGKFDKQTMSLKRSSKGDYQEVMEEEKSQRITTAPALKSNQPSQTRFASSTANILYSSNLRDDTKVILEQISANSQKNRAELAKQLPSTSNPDLTKSTSSLEYKGEKEKSCNISRSESFGSHKKTLQRQPSEDRDTLLKKMENMRKEKRVYSRFEVFCKKDEQPIQNDEEYDTDAKDKKMGKFMPKLLGTFKTKK